A genomic stretch from Pontivivens ytuae includes:
- a CDS encoding phosphotransferase: MTPEALLSALRSRGWPVEAVERLPRGRTNCAWRVRSGERALTLRHPSGDPALLFPRDPAAERRALVALARTGLAPELAGWEPGLAGGAILTSYVEGRPWGGDAAAVGRLLRRLHGRAAPVGLPVRGCDPVGEGFAILAQCRDRGLAALAPPRVKLAGRALLHSDPVPGNLIEGPEGLALIDWQCPAAGPTAHDVMLFLSPAMQILGRERALTGAERQAFAAAYGPLPPPPVRAAMHWRMACHCQWRIERGDAAYRPALEAELRALARARRR; this comes from the coding sequence GTGACACCGGAGGCACTGCTTTCCGCCTTGCGGTCCCGCGGCTGGCCCGTGGAGGCCGTGGAGCGCCTGCCGCGCGGGCGGACGAATTGCGCGTGGCGGGTTCGCAGCGGCGAGCGAGCGCTGACGCTGCGCCATCCGTCGGGCGATCCGGCGCTGCTGTTTCCGCGGGATCCGGCGGCGGAGCGGCGGGCGCTGGTGGCGCTGGCCAGGACGGGCCTCGCGCCAGAGCTCGCGGGCTGGGAGCCCGGGCTGGCGGGCGGTGCGATCCTGACATCGTATGTCGAGGGGCGGCCCTGGGGCGGCGATGCCGCCGCGGTGGGGCGGCTGTTGCGGCGGCTGCACGGGCGCGCGGCGCCGGTGGGGTTGCCGGTGCGCGGGTGTGATCCGGTGGGTGAGGGGTTCGCGATCCTCGCGCAGTGTCGGGACCGTGGGCTGGCGGCGCTGGCGCCGCCGCGTGTGAAGCTCGCGGGCCGGGCGCTGCTGCATAGCGATCCGGTGCCGGGGAACCTGATCGAGGGGCCGGAGGGCCTCGCCCTGATTGACTGGCAGTGCCCGGCGGCAGGGCCCACCGCGCACGACGTGATGCTGTTCCTGTCGCCCGCGATGCAGATCCTCGGGCGCGAGCGGGCGCTGACCGGGGCGGAGCGGCAAGCCTTCGCTGCAGCCTACGGTCCCCTGCCCCCGCCCCCGGTCCGGGCGGCGATGCATTGGCGGATGGCGTGCCACTGCCAATGGCGGATCGAGCGGGGGGATGCGGCTTATCGACCGGCGCTGGAGGCCGAGCTCAGAGCGCTTGCGCGAGCCAGACGGAGGTAA
- a CDS encoding M48 family metalloprotease yields the protein MVHRLFAALALLVLGACASGTAWEQDRFAGLSSEEEFLIAQYGGVIETGPLAAHVREIGTRIAAQTRDAEADQWRFRLLNSGELNAFAVPGGTVYVTRGIATLANDEAELAAVIGHEIAHLAAGHSESFSARRQQAARDIENGWVAAGRISDPDRAAATAQDTLENALGGLAAYSRQQELEADRIGFDLMVRSGYDPRGQERLLTAMSDFASTRALSFGTSQMMEQVDFLASHPGTGTRQEEARRLASAAGNGAQERGDHLAAIDGVVWGETGENGFVRGGRWIHPSLDLSFLLPSGFLPYLGPGAVLAESETGAFVLFDVVPRDRGRAPQPYVIDLLAEIDPKLLTALPERPQTTTIGEARAAVIDMTLDFEGTLVDQQLYSIVLDDLVARFVIGAPRQDPGALDRLRAAVRSLSPIPAAQQADLAPRRIEVHTVRAGENVPSLAQRMKVEGAAEQYFRLINRLGPGQVLAPGMQVKLIVE from the coding sequence ATGGTCCACCGGCTCTTTGCCGCGCTCGCACTGCTCGTGCTCGGGGCCTGTGCCTCCGGCACCGCCTGGGAGCAGGATCGCTTCGCCGGACTGTCGAGCGAGGAAGAGTTCCTGATCGCGCAATATGGCGGCGTGATCGAGACGGGGCCGCTCGCCGCCCATGTGCGGGAGATCGGGACGCGGATCGCGGCACAGACCCGGGATGCGGAGGCGGATCAGTGGCGCTTTCGCCTGCTCAACAGCGGGGAGCTCAATGCCTTCGCCGTGCCGGGCGGGACGGTCTACGTCACCCGCGGGATTGCGACGCTCGCCAATGACGAGGCGGAGCTGGCCGCGGTGATCGGGCACGAGATCGCGCATCTCGCCGCCGGTCATAGCGAGAGCTTCAGCGCGCGCCGGCAGCAGGCCGCGCGCGATATCGAGAACGGCTGGGTGGCCGCCGGCCGGATCTCCGACCCCGATCGGGCGGCGGCGACGGCGCAGGACACGCTGGAGAACGCACTCGGCGGACTGGCGGCCTATTCCCGCCAGCAGGAGCTTGAGGCGGACCGGATCGGTTTCGACCTCATGGTGCGCTCGGGCTACGACCCGCGAGGGCAGGAGCGGCTGCTGACCGCCATGAGCGATTTTGCGAGCACACGCGCGCTGTCCTTCGGCACCAGCCAGATGATGGAGCAGGTGGATTTCCTCGCCAGCCATCCGGGGACCGGTACGCGGCAGGAGGAGGCGCGGCGGCTCGCGTCCGCCGCGGGGAACGGCGCGCAGGAGCGGGGCGATCACCTCGCGGCCATCGACGGCGTGGTCTGGGGGGAGACCGGGGAGAACGGCTTCGTGCGCGGCGGGCGGTGGATCCATCCGTCGCTCGACCTGTCCTTCCTGCTGCCGAGCGGCTTCCTGCCCTATCTCGGCCCCGGCGCGGTGCTGGCGGAGAGCGAGACCGGCGCCTTCGTCCTGTTCGACGTGGTGCCGCGGGACCGGGGGCGCGCGCCCCAGCCCTACGTCATCGACCTGCTGGCGGAGATCGATCCGAAGCTGCTGACCGCGCTGCCGGAGCGGCCGCAGACGACCACGATCGGAGAAGCGCGGGCGGCGGTGATCGACATGACGCTCGATTTCGAGGGCACGCTGGTGGATCAGCAGCTCTATTCCATCGTGCTGGACGACCTCGTCGCGCGCTTCGTCATCGGCGCGCCGCGGCAGGATCCGGGCGCGCTCGACCGGCTGCGGGCGGCGGTGCGCAGCCTCTCCCCGATCCCGGCGGCGCAGCAGGCCGACCTCGCCCCGCGGCGGATCGAGGTGCATACGGTGCGCGCGGGCGAGAACGTGCCCTCGCTTGCGCAGCGAATGAAGGTCGAGGGGGCGGCGGAGCAGTATTTCCGCCTCATCAACCGGCTCGGCCCCGGGCAGGTCCTGGCGCCGGGCATGCAGGTCAAGCTGATCGTCGAGTGA
- the ubiB gene encoding 2-polyprenylphenol 6-hydroxylase, translating into MEDLNPVSNLWRLIRTGATFQRTGALDYAMRQFGAPGSLRITAKVLMWPVQWLGERGDPAQPPVVRAITALGPSYIKFGQILSTRPDVTGPELSRELKILQDKLPPFPMDAARREVERELGAPVEALFIEFSQPVAAASIAQVHRARRADTGEEVAVKIRRPGIARAFDRDIQAFYFVARTIELLAPKARRLKPTQVIAHFHGVVKQELDFRLEASAAAEFGANVEKDEGFRIPQVIWPLSSETVLTSQWVSGTQMGDLEGLRASGIDMKAMGARVVQVFLNHALRDGYFHADMHQGNLKVGPDGDLIALDFGIMGRIDAYTRRVFAEIVYGFLRQNYRRVAEVHFEAGYVPPDRDIDEFAQALRTVAEPIFGQDASRISMAKLLAHLFDVTERFGMETQTQLILLQRTMVVVEGVGRSLDPHMNMWQVARPVVERYIRDNLGPRAVARDLAETVRILSRFGPLLPRMAEAALIRTNNPVEDEDDPQARRRSRRRGRAAWALAGMAMGAAIALTSVWLAQAL; encoded by the coding sequence GTGGAAGATTTGAACCCTGTCTCCAACCTCTGGCGACTGATCCGGACCGGCGCGACCTTCCAGCGGACCGGTGCGCTCGACTATGCCATGCGTCAGTTCGGGGCGCCCGGCAGCCTGCGGATCACGGCGAAGGTGCTGATGTGGCCGGTGCAGTGGCTGGGCGAGCGGGGCGACCCGGCGCAGCCGCCCGTCGTGCGCGCGATCACAGCGCTCGGCCCGTCCTACATCAAGTTCGGGCAGATCCTCTCCACCCGCCCCGATGTGACCGGGCCGGAGCTGAGCCGCGAGCTCAAGATCCTGCAGGACAAGCTCCCGCCCTTCCCTATGGATGCCGCCCGGCGCGAGGTAGAGCGGGAGCTTGGCGCGCCGGTGGAGGCGCTCTTCATCGAGTTCTCCCAACCCGTCGCCGCCGCCTCCATCGCGCAGGTCCACCGCGCCCGCCGCGCCGACACGGGGGAGGAGGTGGCGGTGAAGATCCGCCGCCCCGGCATCGCCCGCGCCTTCGACCGCGACATCCAGGCGTTCTACTTCGTCGCCCGTACCATCGAGCTGCTCGCACCCAAGGCCCGCAGGCTGAAGCCGACGCAGGTCATCGCCCACTTCCACGGCGTCGTGAAGCAGGAGCTCGACTTCCGCCTCGAAGCCTCCGCCGCCGCCGAGTTCGGCGCGAATGTGGAGAAGGACGAGGGCTTCCGCATCCCGCAGGTCATCTGGCCCCTGTCATCCGAGACGGTGCTGACCTCGCAATGGGTAAGCGGCACGCAGATGGGCGATCTGGAGGGCCTGCGCGCCAGCGGCATCGACATGAAGGCCATGGGCGCGCGCGTCGTCCAGGTCTTCCTCAACCACGCCCTGCGCGACGGCTATTTCCACGCCGACATGCACCAGGGCAACCTCAAGGTCGGGCCCGATGGCGATCTGATCGCCCTCGATTTCGGCATTATGGGCCGGATCGACGCCTATACCCGCCGCGTCTTCGCCGAGATCGTCTACGGCTTCCTCCGCCAGAACTACCGCCGCGTGGCCGAGGTGCATTTCGAGGCGGGCTATGTCCCGCCCGACCGCGACATCGACGAGTTCGCCCAGGCGCTGCGCACCGTGGCCGAGCCGATCTTCGGGCAGGACGCCTCCCGCATCTCGATGGCGAAGCTGCTCGCCCATCTCTTCGATGTGACCGAGCGCTTCGGGATGGAGACGCAGACCCAGCTCATCCTGCTGCAGCGAACCATGGTGGTGGTGGAGGGCGTGGGCCGCTCGCTCGACCCGCACATGAACATGTGGCAGGTCGCGCGCCCCGTCGTCGAGCGCTACATCCGCGACAATCTCGGCCCCCGCGCCGTGGCTCGCGATCTGGCGGAGACGGTGCGCATCCTCTCCCGCTTCGGGCCGTTGCTGCCGCGGATGGCCGAGGCCGCACTCATCCGCACCAACAACCCGGTGGAGGATGAGGACGACCCGCAGGCGCGCCGCCGCTCCCGCCGCCGGGGGCGTGCTGCCTGGGCGCTGGCCGGGATGGCGATGGGGGCCGCGATCGCGCTTACCTCCGTCTGGCTCGCGCAAGCGCTCTGA